From a single Pseudorasbora parva isolate DD20220531a chromosome 15, ASM2467924v1, whole genome shotgun sequence genomic region:
- the cpsf2 gene encoding cleavage and polyadenylation specificity factor subunit 2, whose translation MTSIIKLTALSGVQEESALCYLLQVDEFRFLLDCGWDESFSMDIIDSLKRYVHQVDAVLLSHPDHLHLGALPYAVGRLGLNCTIYATIPVYKMGQMFMYDLYQSRHNTEDFSLFTLDDVDCAFDKIQQLKYSQIVNLKGKGHGLSITPLPAGHMIGGTIWKIVKDGEEEIIYAVDFNHKREIHLNGCSLETVSRPSLLITDSFNASYVQPRRKQRDEQLLTNVMETLRGDGNVLIAVDTAGRVLELAQLLDQIWRTKDAGLGVYSLALLNNVSYNVVEFSKSQVEWMSDKLMRCFEDKRNNPFQFRHLSLCHSLADLSRVPSPKVVLCSQPDLESGFSRELFIQWCQDAKNSVILTYRTTPGTLARYLIDNPGEKRMDLEIRKRCRLEGRELEEYLEKEKMKKEAAKKLEQAKEVDMDSSDESDMEDDLEQPAVVKTKHHDLMMKGEGGRKGSFFKQAKKSYPMFPTHEERIKWDEYGEIIRPEEFLVPELQATEEEKSKLESGLINGDEPMEQDLSDVPTKCISNTQTLEIRARVSYIDYEGRSDGDSIKKIINQMKPRQLVIVHGPPEASQDLAESCKAFSGKDIKVYMPKLQETVDATSETHIYQVRLKDSLVSSLQFCKAKDTELAWIDGVLDMRVEKVDTGVIAEMGGEAKEETEDGEPAMDVTPDLSTEPSVAANQRAMKTLFGEDEREISEESDVIPTLEPLPANEVPGHQSVFINEPRLSDFKQVLLREGIQAEFVGGVLVCNNLVAVRRTEAGRICLEGCHCDDYYRIRELLYQQYAVV comes from the exons ATGACGTCCATCATCAAGCTGACGGCTCTATCCGGAGTCCAGGAGGAATCGGCTCTGTGTTACCTGTTACAGGTGGACGAGTTCCGCTTCCTGCTGGATTGTGGCTGGGATGAAAGTTTCTCCATGGACATCATAGACTCCCTGAAGAG GTATGTTCATCAGGTGGATGCAGTGCTGCTCTCTCACCCTGATCATCTGCATCTGGGCGCTTTACCGTACGCTGTGGGCAGACTGGGGCTTAACTGCACCATCTACGCCACCATCCCTGTCTACAAGATGGGCCAGATGTTCATGTACGATCTCTATCAG TCTCGACACAACACAGAAGATTTCTCTCTGTTCACACTGGATGATGTTGATTGTGCTTTTGACAAAATCCAGCAGCTGAAATACTCTCAGATCGTCAACCTGAAAG GAAAAGGTCACGGCCTGTCCATCACCCCACTTCCTGCGGGTCACATGATTGGTGGCACTATCTGGAAAATAGTGAAGGATGGCGAGGAAGAGATCATCTATGCTGTGGATTTCAACCACAAGAGGGAGAT TCATCTGAACGGCTGCTCCCTGGAGACCGTCAGCAGACCATCTCTCCTCATCACAGACTCCTTCAACGCCTCGTATGTACAGCCACGCAGGAAACAACGCGACGAGCAACTGCTCA CCAATGTAATGGAGACTCTCCGTGGTGACGGGAATGTGCTCATCGCAGTGGATACGGCGGGACGAGTGTTGGAGCTGGCTCAACTCCTGGATCAGATCTGGAGGACCAAAGACGCAGGATTGGGCGTCTACTCGCTCGCCCTGCTCAACAACGTCAGCTACAATGTGGTGGAGTTCTCAAAGTCCCAG GTCGAGTGGATGAGCGATAAACTGATGCGATGCTTCGAGGACAAGCGGAACAACCCTTTCCAGTTCCGCCACCTCTCGCTTTGTCACAGCCTGGCCGATCTGTCCCGCGTGCCCAGCCCGAAGGTGGTTCTGTGCAGTCAGCCCGATCTGGAGTCGGGCTTCTCAAGGGAGCTCTTCATACAGTGGTGCCAGGACGCCAAGAACTCGGTCATCCTCACCTACAGGACCACACCTGGGACACTGGCCCGCTACCTCATAGATAACCCCGGGGAGAAGAGGATGGACCTGGAG ATAAGAAAACGTTGCCGACTGGAAGGACGAGAACTAGAGGAGTACTtggagaaagagaaaatgaaGAAAGAAGCTGCCAAAAAACTGGAGCAGGCAAAAGA GGTGGACATGGACTCGAGCGATGAGAGCGATATGGAGGACGATCTGGAGCAGCCGGCGGTGGTGAAGACCAAACATCACGACCTGATGATGAAGGGCGAGGGCGGGAGGAAGGGCAGCTTCTTCAAACAGGCCAAGAAGTCCTACCCCATGTTCCCTACACACGAGGAGCGAATCAAATGGGATGAGTACGGAGAAATCATCAG GCCAGAGGAGTTTCTGGTTCCTGAGCTCCAGGCCACTGAAGAGGAGAAGAGCAAACTGGAGTCTGGGCTGATTAATGGAGACGAGCCAATGGAGCAAGACCTGTCCGACGTGCCCACCAAATGCATCagcaacacacaaacactagaGATCAG AGCTCGAGTCTCCTACATCGATTATGAGGGCCGTTCTGACGGGGACTCCATTAAGAAGATCATAAACCAGATGAAACCCAGACAGCTAGTCATCGTTCACGGCCCGCCTGAGGCCAGTCAGGACCTGGCCGAGTCCTGCAAGGCCTTCAGCGGGAAGGACATCAAAGTTTACATGCCAAAACTGCAAGAGACGGTGGATGCCACCAGCGAGACACACATTTACCAG GTCAGGCTGAAGGACTCTCTGGTCAGCTCGCTGCAGTTCTGTAAAGCCAAAGACACAGAGCTGGCCTGGATCGACGGCGTTTTGGACATGCGGGTGGAAAAGGTGGACACGGGTGTCATCGCGGAGATGGGAGGAGAAGCAAAAGAGGAGACGGAGGATGGAGAACCGGCCATGGACGTCACGCCGGACCTCTCGACTGAGCCCAGCGTCGCGGCTAACCAGCGGGCCATGAAGACTCTGTTTGGAGAGGATGAGCGGGAGATCTCGGAGGAGAGCGACGTCATACCCACACTGGAACCGCTGCCAGCTAATGAG GTCCCAGGTCATCAGTCTGTGTTCATCAACGAACCCCGACTGTCGGACTTTAAGCAGGTTCTGCTGCGTGAAGGGATCCAGGCGGAGTTTGTGGGAGGAGTTCTGGTGTGTAATAATCTGGTCGCTGTCAGGAGG acggAAGCGGGCCGCATCTGTCTGGAAGGCTGCCATTGTGATGACTACTACAGGATTCGTGAGCTGTTGTATCAGCAGTACGCTGTCGTTTAG
- the LOC137041672 gene encoding NADH dehydrogenase [ubiquinone] 1 beta subcomplex subunit 1-like gives MVNFAAAIREHWVNILVPLGFVIGVYLDRRNDQKLTAFRNKSALYSRELKPGEQYTWK, from the exons ATGGTGAACTTCGCAGCAGCGATTCGTGAGCACTGGGTCAATATTCTGGTCCCGCTGGGTTTCGTCATCGGGGTTTATCTGGACCGACGGAATGATCAGAAACTCACAGCATTCAGGAACAAGAGTGCTTTATACAGCAG GGAACTGAAGCCGGGCGAGCAGTACACCTGGAAGTGA